From Achromobacter spanius, a single genomic window includes:
- a CDS encoding acyl carrier protein translates to MHTEQELHTKIGEIVESIVMKKVTPDTQLIATGLVDSLAAVDITLAVESEYGCSIPAPEIAEHLQSVRVLAGYVAAHTS, encoded by the coding sequence ATGCATACCGAGCAAGAACTCCACACCAAGATCGGCGAGATCGTCGAGTCGATCGTCATGAAGAAAGTCACCCCCGACACGCAACTGATTGCCACCGGCCTGGTCGATTCGCTCGCCGCCGTGGACATCACGCTGGCGGTCGAGTCCGAGTACGGCTGCAGCATTCCGGCTCCCGAAATCGCAGAGCACCTTCAGTCGGTCCGCGTGCTTGCCGGCTATGTCGCTGCCCATACTTCGTAA